One region of Schistocerca gregaria isolate iqSchGreg1 chromosome 7, iqSchGreg1.2, whole genome shotgun sequence genomic DNA includes:
- the LOC126282448 gene encoding hydroxyacyl-thioester dehydratase type 2, mitochondrial-like: protein MLFSDLLIETSTQHNCVYSSEVKNIEKLSSAGKMTKLEVGNEASVRRTITVEDLDKFGSLIGDYNTVHSGVRPIVHGAFLNGLVSGVIGTKLPGPGSIVVQELLRFPNSCHAGDTVNVTVRITEVRKLVSCSFLCVCESDNKVVMEGTAKLIIKS, encoded by the coding sequence ATGCTTTTCAGTGATTTACTGATAGAAACTTCTACACAACACAATTGTGTGTATTCCAGTGAAGTGAAAAATATcgaaaaactaagttctgcagggAAGATGACAAAGCTGGAAGTAGGAAATGAAGCATCTGTGAGAAGAACCATAACAGTTGAAGATTTAGATAAATTTGGCAGTCTTATTGGGGATTACAACACAGTACATAGTGGAGTGAGACCAATTGTCCATGGTGCATTTCTGAATGGccttgtttctggtgttatagggACAAAACTACCTGGTCCAGGGTCCATTGTAGTCCAAGAGCTTTTAAGGTTTCCTAATTCATGCCATGCAGGAGATACTGTAAATGTTACTGTTAGAATTACGGAAGTTAGGAAGCTTGTATCTTGCTCATTCTTGTGTGTCTGTGAATCTGACAACAAGGTAGTTATGGAAGGCACTGCAAAGCTAATAATAAAGAGTTAA